GTTGTAGCTGATTCAAATACAGGAGTGACGACCTTCCATCCATTCTGCATTGCGACAAAACCCAGAGTAGTTTCAAGCACCTGCCCAAGGTTCATCCGGCTGGGAACACCTAGGGGGTTCAGAACAACGTCAACCGGGGTACCGTCCGATAGGTATGGCATATCTTCCTCTGGCATAATCCGGGAGACAACGCCTTTGTTCCCGTGGCGTCCGGCCATTTTGTCCCCTTCCGTTATCTTACGGAACTGTGCGACATAGACCTTCACTACCTCGTTGACCCCAGGGCTCATATCCTCGCTGTTCTTCTCACGGCTCAGGCGCTTAATTTCGACTACCTTGCCGCCTTCCCCATGAGGTACCTTGAGGCATGTATCCCGAACTTCACGGGCTTTTTCTCCGAAAATAGCGCGAAGGAGCTTCTCTTCAGGCGTCTGGTCCGACTCACCCTTTGGAGTAACCTTGCCTACCAGGATATCCCCTGCCTTGACCTCTGCGCCAACCCGGACTATGCCATCCTCGTCAAGGTTCTTCAGTGCGTCCTCTCCGACATTCGGGATGTCCCGCGATATCTCTTCCGGTCCGAGCTTGGTGTCGCGCGACTCAACTTCATATTCTTCTATGTGTATGGATGTATAGAAGTCTTCCTTGACAACCTTCTGACTCAGCAGGATGGCGTCTTCAAAGTTATAGCCCTCCCATGAGACAAATGCGACGAGCACATTGCGCCCCAGCGCAAGTTCTCCCTCGTCGCACGCCTGTCCGTCGGCGATCACTTCATCGGCATCGACCCGCTGCCCGTGGGTTACAATTGGCTTCTGGTGGATCACAGTCCCCTGGTTTGACCTTCTGAACTTCGGCATGGAATATGTATCAGTCTCGTTATCATCCGTAGTAATCTCTATGCGGTCAGAGTCGACATACGTAACCGTTCCGCCTCTGCGCGAAACAGCGCAGGAACCGGAGTCTTTTGCAATACGGTGTTCAATGCCGGTACCGACTATAGGTGAATCAGGGAATACCAGCGGAACTGCCTGACGCTGCATGTTTGAACCCATAAGCGCACGGTTCGCATCATCATGCTCCAGGAATGGAATAAGCGCCGTAGATATAGAGACTATCTGCTTTGGCGATATATCCATGAATTCGAGCTGTTCAGGCAATATTTCTATTGTGTTGTCATGGTGTCTGACGTAGATTCTATTTCCTCCGTCCGTAGGCAGCACGCGACCGTCATCCGATATGGGCGTGTCTGCACGTCCGATGTAGTACTCATCCTCGTCATCAGCAGAAAGATAGATGATCTCGTTCGTGACCCTGCCTTCAACGACCCTTCTGCGAGGGCATACAAGGAATCCGTATTCATTGATCCTCGCAAACGTAGCAAGTGATGTTACAAGCCCAATGTTTGGACCTTCTGGCGTTTCGATCGGACATATACGCCCATAGTGAGTATGGTGGACATCTCGCGCTTCAAATCCGGCGCGTTCCCTGCTCAGGCCGCCGGGGCCGAGGGCAGACAGACGACGTCTGTGCGTCAGCTCTGCAAGAGGGTTGGTCTGATCCATAAACTGAGACAGCTGGCCGGAACCGAAAAATTCGCGAAGCGCCGCGGATATTGGACGCACGTTGATAAGGTCTTTCGCCATCGCAGTAGCAAGATCCGGAGTTGTGGTCATCCGTTCCCTTGCGATGCGTTCCATACGCAACAGGCCTATGCGGACCTGATTCTGCAGAAGTTCGCCGACTGCGCGCACCCTGCGGTTCCCCAGGTGGTCAATGTCGTCAACATGTTCATTGCCGTCACGAAGATCGATAAGACACTTGATTATGGCTACAATATCCGTCACGGTCAGCAGCCGCTCAGTGCTTGGCATGTCAAGGGCCAGGCGCCTATTTATCTTATAGCGGCCGACCCTGCCCAGGTTATATCTGCGTGGATCAAAGAAGATCCCCGAAATATATTCCCTCGCGTTTTCCATACGAGCCGGCTCATTCGGCCGCAGCTTGCGAAACAGCTCAAGCATAGCGGCATCAGGAGTTTCCGTGTTATCACGCTCGATCGTTGCCGAAATAGCCGGATCTGCATCCCAAACCCAGACCTTCGTGCGTCCGTGGTTCCACAGCACTTCAAGGTCCTCTTTGGTCAGCCTCTTGTTCTTGGGTATTTCGACTGAACCTTCGCCTTCGCTTGAAACAATAGCCTCGGCAAGCAGCATACCTCTTACATCATCTTCGACAAGGTCTCTTTCTACCTCTTTAGCCCCGAAGAGCTTAAGCAGCTCTTCGGTAGACTGTATGCCAAATGCTCTGAGCATCATCGTTACAGGGATCTTCTTACGGTTATCGATCTTTACCGAAAGGACTTCGCCGGGAGCAAGGTCAAATTCTATCCATGCGCCGCGGTCAGGAATAAGTTTGGCAATAAACGATTCCTGTCCGGGAATACCAAGTTCTGCGGTGTAATATACACCGGCGGACCTGGCAAGCTGATTTACTACAACACGCTCTGTACCGTTGACAATAAAGGTTCCCCGTTCTGTCATCGCGGGAAAATCACCCAGATAAATTTCCTCTTCCTTAATTTCGCCTGTTTTTCTGTTCGCCAGCCGAATAGTCGCACGGAGCGGTCTCGACCATGTAAGGTCCCTGCTGCGTGCCTCATCCAGACTTATGGTGACAGGATCGACATAATACCTGACAAATTCCAGTGCAAATGAGCCGTCATAACTTTCGATGGGAAAGACTTCGTCGAACAGCTCCTGCAACCCTTGCGAATTGCGCATATCAGGATCCGTATCAGCCTGAAAAAACCACTGATAGGAGTTACGCTGCACTTCGACAAGGTCCGGAAGCTCAATGAGATTCTTTTCTTTTCCGAAAACCACACGGCGCTCAAATGCCTTACCTGAAGGAGTTCTTACCTGCATGGGAGCAACCTCCCTGAATGGAGTATTTGGTGAGAATGTACAATCGTACAAATGGGTATTATAGCAAAAAAGCGACACCTGTCAACCGACAGGTGTCGCCTGTTTTATCAAATAATACCGTCCGGAGGATTATACAGCTGCCTGAAATCAGACCATCCCCCATATATCGGGCTATAATCACAGGCGCACAGTTTAAGATATTCACCGCTGTCTGCCTGGTGTTAATTCCAACCGAAGAGAATTATAACATGAAATCTGATATATTCAAGATTCAATTCAGCAGTTTCAATTCAGCAGTATTTTTTATAGCTATGAGAAGCTTTGGTTTTACATGTGATTTCATGATAGAATTTTACAATATCACTATCGGGAGGTATGCCATCATGACTACTCCAGTGCGAAATGTTCTTGCCATTGTCTGCGGAGGCGGTCCTGCTCCGGGGATCAACAGCGTAATAAGCTCTGTTACCATCGAAGCTAAAAAATCAGGTTGGGAAGTGTACGGCATATACGACGGGTTCTCCAACCTTGTTAATGGAGAGAAAAAAATCATCGCACTCACAATAGACATGGTGAGCCGAATCAACGCCGACGGCGGGAGCATCCTCCGTATTTCACGGTGCAACCCCACAAAGAACGAAGAATCTCTACGTAATGTGGTGAACTCACTCATAGAGTTGGGGGTCACCCATCTTGTCACCATAGGAGGGGACGATACAGCCTATACCGCCTCTCGTATAGCATACTACGCGAAAAATAGCCTAGGCATTACCATAAGTTTCGTCCACGTGCCGAAAACCATTGACAACGACCTCCCGCTTCCGGATGGGATCTCCACCTTCGGATTCGAAACAGCGCGCGCCCTTGGAGCCCAGATCGTCTCAAGCCTCATGGAGGACGCCAAGACTACCGGACGGTGGTACCTCGTAGTAACGATGGGCCGCGTATCCGGTCACCTGGCTCTGGGCATAGGAAAGAGCGCGGGGGCAACTATCACCGTGATCCCGGAAGAACTGCCCCGGAATGAGAAAATTCCGCTCTGCCTTGTTGTCGACATAATTACAGGGGCCATAATCAAACGTCTTGCTGCGGGGCGAAACTACGGAGTAGCGGTAACAGCGGAAGGACTCATCGAAAAAATCCGCATCGAGGATCTGGAAGCAGCTGCCTGTCTTGAGTGCGACGAGCACGGTCACATCCGCTACGCGGAGATCAATTTCTCTGATGTGCTAAAGAAGGCACTGCTGAAAAATCTCTCTTCGCTGGGTATCAAGATGACCGTCAACAACAAAGAGGTAGGTTATGAGGTCCGGTGCGCGCCACCAAACGCTTTCGACATCGAGTACACCAGAGATCTCGGCTACGCCGCATTTGATTTCCTCAGAAACGGCGGGACAGACGCGCTCATTTCAATCCAGAACAACAGGATAGTCCCCATTCCCTTCGATGAAATAATGGATCCTGTCACCAAAAAGACCAGGATACGCACAGTAAATACCGAGTCCATAAAATACCGCATCGCGCGTGAATACATGATACGTCTGGAAAAAAAGGATTTCAAACCTGGTATTGAATTTGAAAAACTGGCTGCAGCAGCAAAACTGTCACCAGAGGATTTCCGGAAACGTTTTCAGTACGTAACAGAGCTATCGGGTTAAAAATACAAACTCAACTTTCCCACCGTCTTTCCCGCATGCTTTTGATCAGGAAGGACACTGTTCCTCGAAAGAGGGACATAACAAATCACCATAGTGACTGAACTATTTCGAGTGCGTTTCGAGATCGGGAATCCAGTATGTTGGTATGATACGAGCGACTTAAATATTTTGAGGGACTGGTTCTCCGCTAAAAAACATTTAGAGAAGACGAAAAACAGAGGTTTTGAATCCACTAGTAGCAAGAGTTGGGAAAGTTGAAATACCAATATTTTACGCTAGATATGGAGAATGTACAAAAAAGAAGGATACAGTCTTCGTGCAATCATGAAGAGGACCGGCTGTCACTACGAAACTGTCTCCAAATATCTGGACATGGAAGATTTTGACCTGCCTATCTACAAGACAGACAAAAAGCCTTCCAGGCTTGGCCAACTTAAGCCAGTAATAGACCAATGGCTAGAGGATGACGTGGAAGGACAGAGATATACCGGTCTGAAATCGGCGATGGCGGCAGGATCCCCCCGGAGTTGCATGGCAGAAGCACAAAGTACATTTCATGCGCATATGAATGGGCAAATAGAAGCCTTAGGCAGGATATAGAAATATGGTAATTTCAGCATAACAATAACTGCTTTCAGGTACGACTGTCTTATTATTTCTTTATTCCTTTAGGCCCCTTTGAGATGAGCACTGCTGCCGTGGCAAGGACAGAGGGCAGCGACAGTTCATGCGGCACTGCCAGATACCTTGGTTCCCAAATCGGGTGATATTTTTCCTTGTAAAGCCTCAACCCCTGAAAATTATAGAAGATATTGCCGTGTTCATAGAGCATCTCTGCAGTCCTGCTCCAAAGCGAACCGTGAGGTCCGCTGGTAATGCCTGAAAGAGGCGCCATACCCAGATCAAAATACGCGAACCCTTCTGCTTTGGCCCATAATATCGTATTAAGGAACAGGAATTCCATAGTATCGGCTGGCGCGTTATCGCAGTGGCGCATAAGGTCAAGCGAGAGTTCATTCTTATCCGAACTTGTCCAAAGATTGGTAAATGCCTGAATTTCACCTTGCCGTTCCACTATGGCGACCTTAAACTGCCGGATATATTCCTCCCTGAAAAACCCGAGAGAAAACCCTTTCTCCCTACCCTGTTTTGATTTAAGCCACTGATCCGATATTTCCCTTAACCTTGGAAGCACAGAAGGGACATCTTCAGAAGGAATAACGCGGAATGAAGAACCGTCTTTTGCAAGTTTCCTCAGAGTATATCTCTGGGCATGCCATTCATGTCCATGATCAAAGGAAAGGCCCTCAAGCGGCACCCGTCCGCTTTCACCTATTTTTACCAGCACAAGTCCCTGTTCTATATAAAGCGGCAACTCACTGTCTGTCACCTCATAAAAGACTACCTTTGCCCCATTCATAGCAGCATGTTCACGAAATGACCATATCAGATCCCTGAATTCTTCTTGATCGCCTACAGGGTCTCCCATTGCAAACCAGTAGGATCCCTCTTCAGCAAAAAATATCATCGATTTTCCTGAGGGGCTGAAGCAGAAGGATTTGTCTCCAAGAAGCGCAAGGGCTGCCGATGCCTGATCTGAAGCCATCACTATGTCGCGTGCCTTTTCCATATCATCATCCGACGGGATAAGGACAAATTTGGATCTTGCACGGAAAAGTTTCCACAGACATAGGAAAAGGACCACAATCGACAATGACACGCTGGCCCTTAAAAACCACGGAGCTTTCCCTGACAGTGCGAACTTCCATATACTCTGGCTGGCAAATTCTCCGTGCTTATGTGAGAAATAGCCGAGCCATGCAGCCGATGCCATTACCAAGCCAACAGGCGGCATCCAGGCTAATGACAGGCCTGAACAGAACAGCCTTGAATCCCTGTCAAAATATTTTCTTGTAGCGACAAGAGGGATAAGCAGTATTGTTATAAACAGGGCCTCTTCGTAATCGAGCCCTTTCATCAGAGAAAGCACGATCCCCGCTCCAAGCAGCACTGTAGTTAGAACCCATGCTATACGGAGCCTCCTTCTTATCCCCTGGGCAAGAAGCAGGATCGCAATTCCTGAAAGACTGGACAGAAAATTTGAAAGTTCAAGAACTTCAAGCGGAAATAATTCCTTCAATACAGAAAGACGCTCAGGCAGACCTGGCGTTGCACTGGAAAAAAGCAGGACAGTTCCTGAAAGGAAGACACCAAGCGACAGTATCTGAGGATATATGGCAAGGAATACCTTTCCTGCACGTGCCGTGACATTTTTCGCACTCCTGCCAAAAGAATAAAACTGGCGCCAACCCAGAAGAATAACAGAAAGACAAAGGGGAAGCAGATAGTAAATGATCCTATAGACAAGCAGTGCACCAATAAGATCAGGACCTGAGTACCATGGAGAAAGCATAACTATCAGAGTTGAGTCAAGCACTCCAAGTCCACCAGGAATCTGGCTCAAGCTGCCCAGAAGCACAGAAATCACATAGCAGCCGATGAAATGGAAAGATGTTATGCCACTGTGGGGCAACAATGAAAAAAGCACTAACGAAGCGCAGAGAAAATCCAGAAGCGATATTGACATCTGTGCAAAAAAATATCCAAGCGGCGGCAGCGATATGTCATATCCGAAAAGACGCACACTCTTGCCTGACCAGCTCAAAAATCCGGACAGAACGACAAAAGACACAAGAAGTAAACCTGGGATCCTGCCCCATACCTTCAGAAGCGGTATTTGTGCAATTATTCCTGCCGGTTCTAAAAGTAAGAGGACACCTAGGATACCTGCCGAACCAAGCCAGACGGAGAGACTGCAGAAAGCAAGTATTTTGGCAGTTTCAGAAGCGCTGAGCCCATAACTGCTGTATATCCCATAGCGCGACGAACCTCCGGTCAGCAATGACATCCCTAAGTTGAATGAAAGCACATTGCTGATGAATGATACAAACGCTATCCTTGACCATGACAGGGCTTTCCCTATATAGCGGAGGGCCAGTGCATCGTTCAAAGTAAGGACGGCATAGTTAACAAACATGAATACCAACGACACGATCAGTCTGTACCAAGGAATAGAAGCCACTGCCGCACGGATATCCTCAAACCTGTACTGCGAGAGCTCTGTATGAATAAAATATAGCGTAATTGCCGTGATGATCAATCCGATTGCCGGCACTATTTTTCTGCTGCGAAGAAATTCCATCATAAAACCTCCAAAACAACTCCAGCATCCTGATCCGACGTTAAATTTCACAACATAACGGCAACCCGTGCAAAATATCAGATACGCTACGGACACACCCAATTACATCCGTCATTTTAGCATAAGACGATTCAGAGGCATAAAAAATTCATAAACATGCCTGTCAGCAACAATTCAGAAAAAAGAGCAGCCTTTATTGCAAGCATAGCCGTAATAAAATTGTTTGTAAGCATCAAACATCTGCCAAAGGATAGAGGAAAATACTTCTGCTTTCCTTTAAGCCTCAAGCTTTTTTTGATGCTCCTGAAAAGATCCTGATTTCTCTTTTCTGAAGTTGTGGGAGCAGGTCTTTAGGAACAGCTGGCGAAAGTAAAAAAATGCCTCCGGATAGAGTAAGTTGGATGGTGATTTGGACAAAGAAAAAGCCCCCATAAAATACTCTTTTGCACAGCAAGCATTTATGAGGACATCTAGGACAGTGAAATCAGTCTGTGTGAATTTATTTACCTGTTGGTGTCGAGGAGGGGAATTGAACCCCTATGGGCGTTAGCCCACTGGATCCTGAATCCAGCGCGTCTACCAATTCCGCCACCCCGACAAACATTAGAATTACCTCTGTGCAACGCAGAGGATTCTATCAGTTCCTTCTTTATTTTGCAAGATGTCAAATTAATTTTTGTTGTTGGTCAGAGATACATAGCATTTCTTTGAACAAAAGTGCGCAAAAATGACTTTTGCATAAAAACCCCGTGGATCAAGAACGCATAACTGTACAATATGTGATAAAATTTTCACATTGGGGAAGGGTTCCATACAATATATCCTTTGATGGAAAACTTAAAAACATTTACATATTCAGGAGGGATTTTGTGTGAAAGTAATGCAGGTAAATGCGGAAAAGTGTGTGCAATGCGGGGAATGTATGGCCGCTTGCTCTAAAGCGTATTTCAAGGAAGAATCGCCGGAGTTTTCACGAGTTAAGGTAAACAATACAGCCGGCTTAGCCAACATCAACATCTGCTCACAGTGCGGCGCGTGTATAGGCGTCTGCCCGACAGAGGCGCTTGTGCGTGATGCAAACGGTGTTGTACAGGTCCGCAAGGACAAGTGTACATCGTGTCTTATGTGCGTTGGTTTCTGCCCGTCGGCAAGCATGTTCTTTGAAGGTTCAAAACAGACAGAACCTTTCAAGTGCATCGCATGCGGCATTTGTGCCAGAAAGTGCCCTACTGGCGCCCTTCAGCTTATTAACGTACCGGAAGCAAAGTAAGAAGGAGTGACG
The window above is part of the Synergistaceae bacterium genome. Proteins encoded here:
- a CDS encoding 6-phosphofructokinase → MTTPVRNVLAIVCGGGPAPGINSVISSVTIEAKKSGWEVYGIYDGFSNLVNGEKKIIALTIDMVSRINADGGSILRISRCNPTKNEESLRNVVNSLIELGVTHLVTIGGDDTAYTASRIAYYAKNSLGITISFVHVPKTIDNDLPLPDGISTFGFETARALGAQIVSSLMEDAKTTGRWYLVVTMGRVSGHLALGIGKSAGATITVIPEELPRNEKIPLCLVVDIITGAIIKRLAAGRNYGVAVTAEGLIEKIRIEDLEAAACLECDEHGHIRYAEINFSDVLKKALLKNLSSLGIKMTVNNKEVGYEVRCAPPNAFDIEYTRDLGYAAFDFLRNGGTDALISIQNNRIVPIPFDEIMDPVTKKTRIRTVNTESIKYRIAREYMIRLEKKDFKPGIEFEKLAAAAKLSPEDFRKRFQYVTELSG
- the mprF gene encoding bifunctional lysylphosphatidylglycerol flippase/synthetase MprF, giving the protein MEFLRSRKIVPAIGLIITAITLYFIHTELSQYRFEDIRAAVASIPWYRLIVSLVFMFVNYAVLTLNDALALRYIGKALSWSRIAFVSFISNVLSFNLGMSLLTGGSSRYGIYSSYGLSASETAKILAFCSLSVWLGSAGILGVLLLLEPAGIIAQIPLLKVWGRIPGLLLVSFVVLSGFLSWSGKSVRLFGYDISLPPLGYFFAQMSISLLDFLCASLVLFSLLPHSGITSFHFIGCYVISVLLGSLSQIPGGLGVLDSTLIVMLSPWYSGPDLIGALLVYRIIYYLLPLCLSVILLGWRQFYSFGRSAKNVTARAGKVFLAIYPQILSLGVFLSGTVLLFSSATPGLPERLSVLKELFPLEVLELSNFLSSLSGIAILLLAQGIRRRLRIAWVLTTVLLGAGIVLSLMKGLDYEEALFITILLIPLVATRKYFDRDSRLFCSGLSLAWMPPVGLVMASAAWLGYFSHKHGEFASQSIWKFALSGKAPWFLRASVSLSIVVLFLCLWKLFRARSKFVLIPSDDDMEKARDIVMASDQASAALALLGDKSFCFSPSGKSMIFFAEEGSYWFAMGDPVGDQEEFRDLIWSFREHAAMNGAKVVFYEVTDSELPLYIEQGLVLVKIGESGRVPLEGLSFDHGHEWHAQRYTLRKLAKDGSSFRVIPSEDVPSVLPRLREISDQWLKSKQGREKGFSLGFFREEYIRQFKVAIVERQGEIQAFTNLWTSSDKNELSLDLMRHCDNAPADTMEFLFLNTILWAKAEGFAYFDLGMAPLSGITSGPHGSLWSRTAEMLYEHGNIFYNFQGLRLYKEKYHPIWEPRYLAVPHELSLPSVLATAAVLISKGPKGIKK
- a CDS encoding 4Fe-4S binding protein, encoding MQVNAEKCVQCGECMAACSKAYFKEESPEFSRVKVNNTAGLANINICSQCGACIGVCPTEALVRDANGVVQVRKDKCTSCLMCVGFCPSASMFFEGSKQTEPFKCIACGICARKCPTGALQLINVPEAK
- the rpoB gene encoding DNA-directed RNA polymerase subunit beta, producing MQVRTPSGKAFERRVVFGKEKNLIELPDLVEVQRNSYQWFFQADTDPDMRNSQGLQELFDEVFPIESYDGSFALEFVRYYVDPVTISLDEARSRDLTWSRPLRATIRLANRKTGEIKEEEIYLGDFPAMTERGTFIVNGTERVVVNQLARSAGVYYTAELGIPGQESFIAKLIPDRGAWIEFDLAPGEVLSVKIDNRKKIPVTMMLRAFGIQSTEELLKLFGAKEVERDLVEDDVRGMLLAEAIVSSEGEGSVEIPKNKRLTKEDLEVLWNHGRTKVWVWDADPAISATIERDNTETPDAAMLELFRKLRPNEPARMENAREYISGIFFDPRRYNLGRVGRYKINRRLALDMPSTERLLTVTDIVAIIKCLIDLRDGNEHVDDIDHLGNRRVRAVGELLQNQVRIGLLRMERIARERMTTTPDLATAMAKDLINVRPISAALREFFGSGQLSQFMDQTNPLAELTHRRRLSALGPGGLSRERAGFEARDVHHTHYGRICPIETPEGPNIGLVTSLATFARINEYGFLVCPRRRVVEGRVTNEIIYLSADDEDEYYIGRADTPISDDGRVLPTDGGNRIYVRHHDNTIEILPEQLEFMDISPKQIVSISTALIPFLEHDDANRALMGSNMQRQAVPLVFPDSPIVGTGIEHRIAKDSGSCAVSRRGGTVTYVDSDRIEITTDDNETDTYSMPKFRRSNQGTVIHQKPIVTHGQRVDADEVIADGQACDEGELALGRNVLVAFVSWEGYNFEDAILLSQKVVKEDFYTSIHIEEYEVESRDTKLGPEEISRDIPNVGEDALKNLDEDGIVRVGAEVKAGDILVGKVTPKGESDQTPEEKLLRAIFGEKAREVRDTCLKVPHGEGGKVVEIKRLSREKNSEDMSPGVNEVVKVYVAQFRKITEGDKMAGRHGNKGVVSRIMPEEDMPYLSDGTPVDVVLNPLGVPSRMNLGQVLETTLGFVAMQNGWKVVTPVFESATTEDILPHIKKIQETKYPEMRDDCKITLYDGRTGEPMANKVTVGVMYMLKLIHLVDDKIHARSIGPYSLITQQPLGGKTQFGGQRFGEMEVWALEGYGAAHMLQEMLTVKSDDIRGRLKTYERIVKGENLTKPGVPESFRVLIKELQGLGLDVEIKYSDGSFGELVLSDDEDEAKGPRHVSFKPDSTIDDIDAIFGPGNISKSILASDIFHESAVEYSGLELHETDAEEEAELLKPDEELFSAINPKADKQGDDDI